The following proteins are co-located in the Macaca thibetana thibetana isolate TM-01 chromosome 6, ASM2454274v1, whole genome shotgun sequence genome:
- the LOC126956190 gene encoding LOW QUALITY PROTEIN: endogenous retrovirus group K member 8 Gag polyprotein-like (The sequence of the model RefSeq protein was modified relative to this genomic sequence to represent the inferred CDS: inserted 1 base in 1 codon) → MGQTKSKYASYRSFIKILLKRGGVKVSTKNLITLFQTIEQFCPWFPEQGTLDLKDWEKIGKELKQASREGKIIPLTVWNDWVIIKVASEPFQTEEDSIPVSDVPKSCAVDCEKEAGIEAQKGKESSHCKCVAEPVMAQSTQNVDDNQLQEVVYPETLKSEEKGPELSEPSESKPRWPTPLPAAQMPVTLQPQMQVKQPVENKTQPPVAYQYWLPAELQYRQPPENPYGQPGTFPVPQGRVPYPQPPTMRLNPTAPPSTQGSALHKIIDEARKQGDFEAWQFPVILEARPPGEGAQEGEPPVAEARYKSFSIKMLKEMKEGVKQYRPNSPYMRILLDSIAHGHRLIPYDWEILAKSSLSPSQFLQFKTWWIDGPQVQVQRNRTANPPINIDADQLLGIGQNWSTVDQQVIMPNEAIEQIRAICLRAWEKIQDPGTTCPSFNTIRQGSKEPYPDFVARLQDAAQKSVTDENARKVIVKLMAYENANPDCQSAIKPLKGRVPAGSDVISEYVKACDGIGGAMHKAMLMAQAITGVALGGQVRTFGGRCYNCGQIGHLKKNCLVSNKQNVTTQTPTTTDKEPPGLCPRCKKGKHWGNQCRSKFDKNGQPLSGNERRGQPQAPQQTGAFQIQPFVPQGFQEQQPPXVTSVSGNKPVITTQQLSPTTSGSAAVDLCTIQAVSLLPGEPS, encoded by the exons ATGGGGCAAACTAAAAGTAAATATGCCTCTTATCgcagctttattaaaattctcttaaaaagagGGGGAGTtaaagtctctaccaaaaatctaattacgctatttcaaacaatagaacaGTTTTGTCCATGGTTTCCAGAACAGGGAACTTTAGATCtaaaagactgggaaaaaattggcaaagaattaaaacaagcaagCAGGGAAGGTAAAATCATTCCACTTACAGTATGGAATGATTGGGTCATTATTAAAGTAGCATCAGAACCATTTCAAACAGAAGAAGATAGCATTCCAGTTTCTGATGTCCCTAAAAGCTGTGCAGTAGATTGTGAAAAAGAGGCAGGGATAGAAGcccagaaaggaaaggaaagttcaCACTGTAAATGTGTAGCAGAGCCGGTAATGGCTCAGTCAACGCAAAATGTTGACGATAATCAATTACAGGAGGTAGTATATCCTGAAAcgttaaaatcagaagaaaaaggtCCAGAATTATCAGAGCCATCAGAATCTAAACCACGATGGCCAACTCCTCTTCCAGCAGCTCAGATGCCTGTAACTTTACAACCTCAAATGCAGGTTAAACAA CCGGTAGAAAATAAGACCCAGCCGCCAGTAGCCTATCAATACTGGCTGCCAGCCGAACTGCAGTATCGGCAGCCCCCAGAAAATCCGTATGGACAGCCAGGAACATTTCCAGTGCCACAGGGCAGGGTGCCATATCCTCAGCCGCCCACCATGAGACTTAATCCTACAGCACCGCCTAGTACACAGGGTAGTGcgttacataaaattattgatgaggcaagaaaacaaggagatTTTGAGGCGTGGCAATTCCCAGTAATATTAGAAGCAAGACCACCTGGAGAAGGGGCCCAAGAGGGAGAGCCTCCTGTAGCTGAAGCCAGATATAagtctttttctataaaaatgctaaaagaaatgaaagagggagtaAAACAGTATAGACCCAACTCTCCTTACATGAGAATATTATTAGATTCCATTGCTCATGGACATAGACTCATTCCTTATGATTGGGAAATTCTGGCAAAATCATCACTCTCACCCtctcaatttttacaatttaagacTTGGTGGATTGATGGGCCACAAGTACAGGTCCAAAGAAATAGGACTGCCAATCCTCCTATTAACATAGATGCAGATCAACTATTAGGAATAGGTCAAAATTGGAGCACTGTTGACCAACAAGTAATAATGCCAAATGAGGCCATTGAGCAAATCAGGGCTATCTGCCTTAGGGCCTGGGAGAAAATCCAAGACCCAGGAACCACCTGCCCCTCCTTTAATACAATAAGACAAGGCTCTAAAGAGCCCTACCCTGATTTTGTAGCAAGACTTCAAGATGCTGCTCAAAAGTCAGTTACCGATGAAAATGCCCGTAAGGTCATAGTGAAATTGATGGCATATGAAAATGCCAATCCTGATTGTCAATCAGCCATTAAGCCATTAAAAGGAAGGGTTCCCGCAGGATCAGATGTAATCTCAGAGTACGTTAAAGCCTGTGATGGAATTGGAGGAGCTATGCATAAAGCTATGCTTATGGCTCAAGCAATCACAGGAGTTGCTTTAGGAGGACAAGTTAGAACATTTGGGGGAAGATGTTATAATTGTGGTCAAATTGGTCATCTAAAAAAGAATTGTctagtctcaaataaacaaaatgtaacaaCTCAAACTCCTACAACAACAGATAAAGAGCCACCTGGCCTATGTCCAAGatgtaaaaagggaaaacattggGGTAATCAATGTCgttctaaatttgataaaaatgggcaaccactgTCGGGAAACGAGAGGAgaggccagcctcaggccccgcaACAAACTGGGGCATTCCAAATTCAGCCCTTTGTTCCTCAGGGTTTTCAGGAACAACAACCCC CTGTCACAAGTGTCTCAGGGAATAAGCCAGTTATCACAACACAGCAGTTATCCCCCACCACAAGCGGCAGTGCAGCAGTAGATTTATGCACCATACAAgcagtctctctgcttccaggggAGCCTTCATGA